TAACGATGTATTCCTAATTCAAAAAATTCTATTCAATTACGGAGTTTATGTAAAACTACTTAGTCCCCCACAAGCTGTAATTGATTTTAAATCAAAACTTACATTACTACATAAGCATTATATACCCTTTGCCAAAAGTAAATAATTCTTACTAACTGATGTTACGCAAAATAGGAAAATTACGAAAAGGAAATATAATTTAAAAATATACCAAAAGTAAATACCTACTCGTTTTAAATTGAACTATATTTTTGGCGTTTGGGAATACCAATTTTTTACAAATTGGTAATTACTTTTGGCAAAGGGTATATTAGAAAATACTAATGAATCATTAGCCTGCGCCGTCAAGTCCACGCTGGGGTCTGGCGGAGTACGAAAATGAAAAACAAGTTCGTGATTTTGCAAAACCGTTTTGAATCAGCAAAAAATATTTTTTATGGATAAATATCGCAGATGTAATTACCTCATACTGGCATATATAATTTGTGCTAATAGAATTTTCGTTATCGTAGCGATTGGAAAAACTAAAGAATATCCAAAATTAGGAATGCTATTTTTTATTTCTGAATTTGCGTAAGCTATGCAAGCTGGTTGCGTTTGCATTCCTGATATGATTCCCATGAGAAGTGGGTAGGGGATTTTTAAAATTAGCCGTCCAATTAACATCATAAGAATAGTATTCACCGAAGTTATAATAAATCCAAGGATAATAAGAAGTAAACCGTATTTGGCAAAATTTGTTCCAAATGAAAATCCTGCTTTGAGACCTATACCGGATAAAAAAAGAACAACACCCATTTGCCTCACAGTTAAATTAGCATTATACGAAATTCCCCAAATAATATTTCCTGTTCTACCTAAATATCCTAGTATGAGTGCAACGATTAACGGTCCACCGGCATAACCTAATTTAAAAAAAGTTCCTCCAGGAAGTGGAATTGGAATTTCTCCTAAAAAAAGTCCAAGTGTAATTCCTATCGACATACTTATATAATCGATTTCAGTTAAATTATGATAAGAGTCGCCGAAGTATTTTGAAACTTTTTCCATGTCTTCTTTTGCTGCGACAATTCGAATTCTATCACCACTTTGTAAAATCGTATTCGGAGAGGGGATAATATCAGAATCCCCTCTTTTTAAACGGGTAATTGTAGCTTTGAATTTATTATGAAGATCAAGCTGAGCTATTGAATAACCAATTACTTCTTTACTAGATACAAATATTCTACGAAAATCGAGAGTTGTTCTATCTGAATATAAATGAGTATGGTCATGTACTCCAAAGAAAGAAGTTCGCTCTCGTAGTTTTGTTCCAACTATCGTAATGATATCATCTTTTTCTAATATGGTTGTGCCATTTACAATTTCAATATTCTCTTTTTTTTTAATTCGAGCTATGATGAGACCATTCAAATCAAAATTATTAAAAATAAATTCTACAGATTTTCCGAATATATTTGGATTGGTAATTTTGACATCTCTGTGTTCTAAATCTTGCCCCCCCAGTCCAAGTTTTTCGGATACCTCTGCACTTTCTTTTTCCATATCAACTTTAAATATTTTTTTAAAAATAAAAAAAGAGAAAATTACACCAATTACTCCGTAGGGGTAGGCGATAGAGTATCCTGCAATTGGTTCTGCTAGTATAATTCGTAATTCATCTGGAGGAGAATTTAAAAAAGAATGTTTTAATGCATCAACGATAGACGCCAGCGCTGGAGTGCTAGTTAATGAACCAGCAAAAAGTCCAGATATAAGATTTCCGTTTAAATTAAATAAGGTTCCAAGAAAAATAGTTAAACAAGCTGTAATACTAAATACTACAATCATTGCCAAATTATATAGAATTCCATTCTTATTAAAACTTACAAAAAAACTTGGACCTGCCTGAATGCCTGTCGTATACACGAATAAAACTAGTCCTAAAATATAAATAGTATCCGGTAATGCTAATTTTTCTGATAAGGAACCAAATGCAAGTCCTACAAATAATACAGATGCAATCCCTAAACTGAAACCTTTGATTTTGATTTTGCCAATTAAATATCCAATTGCAATTACCAAAAATAATAAAAGTAATTTATTTTCTTCCAAATACTGAATGATAGTTTCCATTAATTACAGTCCTTATATAAAGACAAAATACGAATAAAATTAGAAAGTGGAAATAAATTTAATATTTCAATTCCAATTTGAGGCGCTTTTGCGTTATTATATTTCATAATTTTTCTTTTTTGCGTAACGTCAGTTAGTAAGCGATTCCAATTCTGCTTTTGAATATTGATTTAGTATCTAAGTTTTTTAAAATAAAATCGGCTACATCTTCTACTGAAATTCTTCTACCATTGTCCGGCAAATAATCAATAGCCGTTCTATATATTTCGGTTTTTCCTGACTCTGGCATTTCAGGGGCACATACCATTGTCCAATTAATCGATGAATTTTGTAAATATTGATAAACCTTCCAGTTTTCGGCAGATACTAATCGGAAAGTTTCTGGGTAATTCGGACGATTCCGGCGAAGTCCAAATTCTCGATCATCTAATATTCCGGCTCCTGCTACATTTAAAAAACGCGTCAAGTTGAATTTGTGCATTCCGTTTATCATATTTTGTACTCCAGCGGATAATACGGAGTAATCGGGTTTAGTTGCACGACCACTGAGTGCGGAGATTACAATTTCTTTTCCTTCGATTGCTTTTATTACGCCTTCGGAATCGAATACGTCTCCGGAAATCACTTCCAGATTTGGACTAGTGATTTTAATTTTACTCATATCTCGCACAAATGCGGTTATTTTGTGTTTATTCTCTAAACCGTATTCCACAAGTTTTTGTCCTACTCGACCACTTGCTCCGAAAATGATGATAGACTTCATGCGTTAGCCACTACACAATTTCTTCCTTTGTTTCGCGCATCTTCCAATAATTTTTCTGCTTCTTTGATTCGAAATTCTAATTCTGGATTTTGTGTGAAAGATAAACCTACTGAAATTGTATACTCGATCGATTTGCCGGAAGTGTTTACTGGAAAACTTGCAATTTTGGAACAAAAATTTTGAAAAAGTTCAATAGCAACGTTACGCGATATATTTTGAATTAGAATAGCAAATTTCCTTCCTTCAATACGAAATAAAAAATGAGAACGTTCAAAATGAGATTTTGCTATTATTCCTATCGATTGTAAAATTAAATCTCCTACTTCATTTCCATGCTCAGTATTTAGTTTTTTAAAATGATCAATAGAAAAAAAAGCGAGGACTGTTTCTTTTCCGCCAGATAATAACTGTCTACTTTTCTCTAAAAAATATTGGCGATTGTAAAGACCTGTTAAAAAGTCACGTCTCGAAATATCACGTATTTTTTCTATACTTTCCAGTGCGTCCATATTCATATTGATTCTGCATGCGAATTCCTCTTTAGTAAATGGTTTTGTGATAAAATCATTTGCGCCAATTTTAATAAATTTTGAGGAAATATTTTTTGTATCATTTCCGGAAATTGAAATAATGATCAGTTCTTCTTTTGAGTATTTTTCTCGTAATTTAAGTGTTAATTCAAATCCGTCCATATCTTTCATATTGTAATCAGTTAAAACTAATTTAATATCAGGGTTATCTTTTACTGTATTTAGACAATCCAAGCCATTTTTTGCTTCTAGAACTTTAAACATTTGTAGTCTTAGTAAATCACTGGTTAATTTTCGAAATAGCGGAGAATCATCTACAACCACAACTTTAGTTGTACTGTTTCTTACGATTTGGTTTAGAAGTTTGATTACAAAGTCCATATCTTCTTTTTTAGATTTGAAAATGTAGTCGATGATATTTTTTTCTAGAATTCTATTTCGAATTTCGTCATTTAATTCGCCGGTAATTACAATAACTGGGATTTTTTCCTTTAGCATATAATCAATATGTTCTTCCCCTTTACTATCAAGAACATTTAAGTCTACTAAGGCGAGAAATATGGATTGCCTTTCCCTATTTAAAACTTCTTTTGCTTCTTCGAAAGACGCAGCAAAAATACAATCCATACCTAAATCGTGTTTGATTCGAAAAGCAATTAGTTTTGAAAAAGATTTACTATCATCTATTATAAAAATTTTATTTTTCATATTATTATTTATACGAAAGCTCTAACATGCGGGTAACAGAGCGTTTTCCTTTTTCTATAATTTCAGGATCGAGAATAATTTCATATTGTTCATAAATTAGAGAATCTCGAATTTTCTCAAGAGTAATTTTTTTCATATGAGGACATGTTTGACAAGTAGATACAAATTTCTTTTCGGGAAATTCTGATCTTAGATTATCCCCCATCGAACATTCTGTAATTAACATTATATTTTTTGCATTTGATTTTGTAATATAATTTGCCATGTCAGCAGTAGAACCGGCGAAATCGGACGCATCAACTACATCACTTTTGCATTCTGGATGCGAAATCACAACTAAATCATCAAATAAACGGCGTGTATTTTCAATATCTTCTTTGGTATATAGTTCATGCACCATACAGCTACCGGGATGTGTGATTAATTTTTTTTTGGTGTGTTTTTGAACGTTAGATGCTAGATACTGATCTGGTAGAAAAATAACCGTATCCGCATCGAGAGAATTTACAATTTTAATTGCATTTCCAGACGTACAACATACATCCGTTTCTGCCTTAACCTCTGCGGAACAATTTACATAAGTTACGACGGGCACTCCCGGATACTGTTTTTTTAAATCAATTACATCCTGTCGGGTGATACTTTCAGCGAGAGAACAACCGGCTTTTAGATCAGCGATTAATACCTTCTTATCCGGTGAAAGTATTTTGGCAGTTTCTGCCATGAAGTGAACCCCATTGAATAGAATAATATCCGCTTTGGTTTCAGCCGCCATTTTACTTAAATAAAGGGAGTCACCAACGATATCAGATACTCCATAAAATACGTCAGGTGTCATATAGTTGTGTCCGAGTAAAACTGCATTCTTTTCTTTTTTGAGTCGATTAATTTCGTCAATAATCGGAAGTCTTTTTTCTATCTCAAAATCTGTGTAAGTTGTTTCTAAATGTTTTACTAAATCTTCTGTTTTCATAGATATTAAAAAAGGCTGAATCGGGTAGATTGTCCCTAAAAGCCATTCTCCTCACTTTGTATTCATTGTATATTATCGTATAGACTTCCTAAACTGTGGAAGTCGTATTTTTTCTATACTTCTGCCTATCTCGATAAGTTTTAGGACTTAGGTATTTTACGCTACTGAAAATAGACTTTGCAGAATTAAAAATGAGTATTAAAATATCCCAGAAATAAAAAAATACAACTAGAAATTTAATCTAATTATTTAGCGTAAATTCCAGACTTAAGTCATTTATTGTATGCGAATTCTGGAGAAATTTTACTGTTTTCAGCCCAAAACTGTCTAAAATAAGTTTACTGCCTCCAAACCTCATGTTTTTTTTATCGTGGATAAATTGATCTGTTCTGAAAACCTTTGTTTTTTTTGTCATTTAAGATTGTGACGGAAGGAAGGATTTTTACTTACAAATTGACTTTTGGATTTAGATTTTTTCTCTAAGGAAAAAAAAAGTAACGATAATAGATATTGTACAATGAATAAAAAAAATTATAAACTATTTGGGCTATTTTTTCTTTTGGTGGCACTCCTTATTGGAGCTTTGTTTTACTATTTCAAAATTTATAAAAAAAATTTAGAAGACCCAGATTATCATACGATTTCCGATTCTCTTTTTTTACAGTTAAAAGATAATCCTGATTATTTGTTAAGAGAAAATCTATTAGAAATAAAATCCCTTTCTCTGTTAGAATATTTTAGAACTAGAATGCTTTTTCATACTTATACAAATTCTGGTTCTCCTAAAAAATATTTTCAAAAAGAATTAGAATTAGACTTTCCAGGTGAAAGAAGTAGAGTATTAATCGAAATTTTAGAAGTCTATTTAAAGTTTGAAAAAGAAAAACAAAAAGTAAACGAAGACAAAGACCTCGACGATTACGAAAAAATTCTAAAAATTGAAATGGTTCGTTTTGAATTATTTGGAGAAAAGTTAGAAAGTTTATTATTCCCAAGTAAAGATTTTGAAACCATTGAAAAATTTTACGCTTATACAAATCGATATCTAAAGAAACATTATACCGATATGCCTCGCTCTAAAAAAAACCATCTCTTGAAAGCTCGGAA
This sequence is a window from Leptospiraceae bacterium. Protein-coding genes within it:
- a CDS encoding transporter; amino-acid sequence: METIIQYLEENKLLLLFLVIAIGYLIGKIKIKGFSLGIASVLFVGLAFGSLSEKLALPDTIYILGLVLFVYTTGIQAGPSFFVSFNKNGILYNLAMIVVFSITACLTIFLGTLFNLNGNLISGLFAGSLTSTPALASIVDALKHSFLNSPPDELRIILAEPIAGYSIAYPYGVIGVIFSFFIFKKIFKVDMEKESAEVSEKLGLGGQDLEHRDVKITNPNIFGKSVEFIFNNFDLNGLIIARIKKKENIEIVNGTTILEKDDIITIVGTKLRERTSFFGVHDHTHLYSDRTTLDFRRIFVSSKEVIGYSIAQLDLHNKFKATITRLKRGDSDIIPSPNTILQSGDRIRIVAAKEDMEKVSKYFGDSYHNLTEIDYISMSIGITLGLFLGEIPIPLPGGTFFKLGYAGGPLIVALILGYLGRTGNIIWGISYNANLTVRQMGVVLFLSGIGLKAGFSFGTNFAKYGLLLIILGFIITSVNTILMMLIGRLILKIPYPLLMGIISGMQTQPACIAYANSEIKNSIPNFGYSLVFPIATITKILLAQIIYASMR
- a CDS encoding response regulator is translated as MKNKIFIIDDSKSFSKLIAFRIKHDLGMDCIFAASFEEAKEVLNRERQSIFLALVDLNVLDSKGEEHIDYMLKEKIPVIVITGELNDEIRNRILEKNIIDYIFKSKKEDMDFVIKLLNQIVRNSTTKVVVVDDSPLFRKLTSDLLRLQMFKVLEAKNGLDCLNTVKDNPDIKLVLTDYNMKDMDGFELTLKLREKYSKEELIIISISGNDTKNISSKFIKIGANDFITKPFTKEEFACRINMNMDALESIEKIRDISRRDFLTGLYNRQYFLEKSRQLLSGGKETVLAFFSIDHFKKLNTEHGNEVGDLILQSIGIIAKSHFERSHFLFRIEGRKFAILIQNISRNVAIELFQNFCSKIASFPVNTSGKSIEYTISVGLSFTQNPELEFRIKEAEKLLEDARNKGRNCVVANA
- the nadA gene encoding quinolinate synthase NadA, translating into MKTEDLVKHLETTYTDFEIEKRLPIIDEINRLKKEKNAVLLGHNYMTPDVFYGVSDIVGDSLYLSKMAAETKADIILFNGVHFMAETAKILSPDKKVLIADLKAGCSLAESITRQDVIDLKKQYPGVPVVTYVNCSAEVKAETDVCCTSGNAIKIVNSLDADTVIFLPDQYLASNVQKHTKKKLITHPGSCMVHELYTKEDIENTRRLFDDLVVISHPECKSDVVDASDFAGSTADMANYITKSNAKNIMLITECSMGDNLRSEFPEKKFVSTCQTCPHMKKITLEKIRDSLIYEQYEIILDPEIIEKGKRSVTRMLELSYK
- a CDS encoding NAD(P)H-binding protein; this translates as MKSIIIFGASGRVGQKLVEYGLENKHKITAFVRDMSKIKITSPNLEVISGDVFDSEGVIKAIEGKEIVISALSGRATKPDYSVLSAGVQNMINGMHKFNLTRFLNVAGAGILDDREFGLRRNRPNYPETFRLVSAENWKVYQYLQNSSINWTMVCAPEMPESGKTEIYRTAIDYLPDNGRRISVEDVADFILKNLDTKSIFKSRIGIAY